ATAATTCAGAAACTGCTATTAAATTGAGttaaaattgttatattttttgtttatcttaTGTTGATGGATCCgcatctatatatatataatcaaatgaTCGTACACACAGGTTGCAATTAATTGATTATGTTCTGACTTGTTCTACGCATCTCTTAATTAGGTGGTTCCAATTTAGGAGTATGCTATGGCATGTTAGGCGACAATCTTCCATCAGCACGCGAAGTAATCTCAATGTACAAATCAAACCACTTGGGAAAAATCAGACTCTACAATCCAGACTTATCAGCACTAGAAGCCCTTCGCGGTTCACATATCCAAGTTTTAGTTGGAGTCCTAAACGAAGAACTTCCCCAGCTCGCAAACTCTTATACAGCAGCATACGACTGGGTTCAACAATTCATCCGCCCATACTGGCCCCATGTACGTTTCCAATACATCGCAGTCGGAAATGAACTCATTCCGGGATACTACGCTCCTTATATTCTTCCGGCAATGCAGAACATGAACTCTGCTTTAACATTAGCGGGTCTTTCGCGCTATATCAAAGTCTCTACCTCAGTTTCTACAGCAGTTTTAGGAGTATCCTATCCGCCTTCTGCCGGAGTTTTTGCAGAAGAAACTCTGACCTACATGGTTCCGATTGCACATTATTTGAACAGAACCGGTGCGCCACTTTTAGCCAATGTGTATCCATATTTCGCCTACATTTCTAATCCTCATAATATTCCGTTACATTATGCTTTACTCACTTCTGACGATGTTATCGTACGCGATGGTGATTTAAATTATCTTAATTTGTTTGATGCTATTGTCGATTCGCTACATTCGTCTTTGGAGAATGTCGGAGCGGCTCAAGTTCCAATTGTAGTGTCGGAAACAGGTTGGCCGTCCGCCGGAGGTAGCGAGGCAGAGAGCAATATTGGAAATGCATATTTATACAATTCGAACCTAGTGAGACATGTTCTGTCTTCCAGGGGCACGCCGAAATGGCCCGGCAAGGCGATTGAGACTTACTTGTTTGCTATGTTTAATGAGAATTTGAAAGGAGGCGACGCTGTAGAGCAACATTGGGGGTTGTTTTATCCAAATAAAATGGCAGTTTATCCCATTAATTTCTCATAAggaaaatttgaaaatgttAAGTACTCTTCTTATATTTGATTAAGCCAATAAAGTTCTGAGCaaattgtattaattaaatatcgttattttcaaaaaaaatatgttattttctcagctgtcagttttgtatttcaaatatatatatatatatatatcattttgatttttatatttatgccATAGGAATTAGGAATGCATTCTTACAGATTAATGGGCTCCAATAAAAATAACAGAAATTACAAGAATCATATGAAATCAAAAGGGAACTCAATtgtaaccaaaaaaaaaaaaagaacccCACTTTTGGCCGGTTAACTAATATTTGAAGGGGTGCATAACAGAATTAAGAGTAGTTGCAATCgcgaataaatttttaaaattttataattatgttccAATTCGAAAAGTTTGTTGGAACTTGATAAATCACCAACGCCTGGACCGGTCAGATGAACCTGAAAGAACAAGAACACAGAAAATCAGACGAAGaaccggtgggggtcaccggtaATTCGCTCCGACGATCAAGTCAGTATTTActtggagaagaagaaagaagaagaaagaagaagagaaaagaagagaaaagagtgtaGAGTGAGAAAAAAGAGATACCTTTAGGGTTTGCTGATAAGGTGGTTTATATAGTTTTACCTAGCACGTGTATTCCGTAGTGGATTCTTACTCTTTTTGGTCCCCACAAAATCGGTTAGTAGACGTGGTTTGCTCACGTTGGATCTCGTTTCTCGAGCAAGATATGCAGTACATGAAAACGCCTATGTGTCAGATTCTGTTCAGAGTTTGTTATGGAAAATGCTAACTCGGCCAAACACCGTG
This region of Mercurialis annua linkage group LG1-X, ddMerAnnu1.2, whole genome shotgun sequence genomic DNA includes:
- the LOC126679304 gene encoding glucan endo-1,3-beta-glucosidase-like yields the protein MACHFHLLYPAFLLLIIGPILAGGSNLGVCYGMLGDNLPSAREVISMYKSNHLGKIRLYNPDLSALEALRGSHIQVLVGVLNEELPQLANSYTAAYDWVQQFIRPYWPHVRFQYIAVGNELIPGYYAPYILPAMQNMNSALTLAGLSRYIKVSTSVSTAVLGVSYPPSAGVFAEETLTYMVPIAHYLNRTGAPLLANVYPYFAYISNPHNIPLHYALLTSDDVIVRDGDLNYLNLFDAIVDSLHSSLENVGAAQVPIVVSETGWPSAGGSEAESNIGNAYLYNSNLVRHVLSSRGTPKWPGKAIETYLFAMFNENLKGGDAVEQHWGLFYPNKMAVYPINFS